A region of Epinephelus moara isolate mb chromosome 15, YSFRI_EMoa_1.0, whole genome shotgun sequence DNA encodes the following proteins:
- the LOC126401638 gene encoding protein jagunal homolog 1-B, with protein sequence MASRAGPRATGTDGSDYQHRERVASHYQMSVALKSEIRKLNIVHVLIWVLMAAQVTVSQLSLVCHKVVASPYQWEYPYLLSIIPTVFSFLALPRNNISYLVISMISAGLFCVAPLIYGSMEMFPVAQQLYRHGKAYRFIFGFSAVSVMYLVIVIAVQVHGWQIYYSKKLLDQWFTGTQDKKKK encoded by the exons ATGGCTTCTCGAGCAGGTCCGAGAGCAACAGGCACAGATGGCAGCGACTATCAGCACCGGGAGCGGGTTGCCTCACACTATCAAATGAG TGTTGCCCTGAAGTCTGAAATCCGTAAACTCAACATTGTCCACGTGCTGATCTGGGTGCTGATGGCAGCTCAG gtgacagtgagccagctaAGCCTGGTGTGTCACAAGGTCGTAGCCTCTCCATACCAGTGGGAGTACCCCTACCTCCTGAGTATAATACCCACAGTGTTCAGCTTCTTGGCGTTGCCTCGCAACAACATCAGCTACTTGGTCATCTCCATGATCAGCGCCGGGCTGTTCTGTGTGGCCCCGCTGATCTACGGCAGCATGGAAATGTTCCCTGTGGCACAGCAGCTCTATCGGCACGGCAAAGCCTACCGCTTCATCTTTGGCTTCTCCGCCGTGTCGGTCATGTACCTGGTGATCGTCATCGCTGTGCAGGTGCACGGCTGGCAGATTTACTACAGCAAGAAGCTGCTGGACCAGTGGTTCACCGGCACGCAggacaagaaaaagaaatga
- the LOC126401626 gene encoding collagen alpha-1(VIII) chain-like has product MAATPLHSLCLLITVFQLSLLHLVHGGAYYGHKQPPQQHQPLPQYNDGFPQQQFLGNEMPHLPYKGQDGPLLPQYGKELPQLPLPLGKERPLTEGKGQTFPRGAKGPPPPGPGGEGLREGPQGIQGPPGPTGPPGPQGPSGLPGQGLPGLPGKPGPPGPQGYPGIGKPGMPGLPGKPGGPGLPGPKGDLGPTGGEGPTGLPGPAGLPGPPGLPGISKLGGQGLPGHMGPPGEPGQKGPPGFPGPPGPKGDKGLGQPGLPGLKGPSGPPGPPGNVGLQGVGKPGLNGLPGQPGIPGKSGPSGEPGLAGPPGERGQPGPPGLPGIGKPGKDGFRGQPGPPGGKGETGPPGLPGGPGLPGYGKPGFPGPKGHKGHAGFPGPPGLKGDKGHGGPPGVIGSTGPSGIPGPPGPIGPPGSLGFPGQKGEDGVVGQKGNPGMKGDMGPPGLPGQPGLGGGGGQPGPRGLQGPIGPKGEPGLRGLPGAPGAAGLPGPRGEVGQPGDQGYQGPQGIPGIIGPGGPLGPPGLPGQKGETGLPGKPGYPGEGKPGPPGPIGPQGNPGTSGPAGLPGQPGQPGPPGPPGLPAASPDLGQILPVSGPYTVQKQGYKKPKNGGDIGGNVVEMPAFTAKLTNPFPPVGSPVIFDKLLHNGNQDYNPQNGIFTCSVPGIYYFAYHVHCKGGNVWVALMKNNEPVMYTYDEYKKGLLDQASGSAVLPLRQGDTVHIQLPSDQAAGLYAGQYVHSTFSGYLLYPM; this is encoded by the exons ATGGCGGCTACCCccctccactctctctgtctaCTCATCACAGTGTTCCAGCTGTCTTTATTACACCTGGTCCACGGTGGGGCATATTATGGACATAAACAGCCACCTCAGCAGCACCAGCCATTGCCTCAATACAATGATGGGTTTCCCCAGCAGCAGTTTTTGGGGAACGAGATGCCACACCTGCCTTACAAAGGCCAAGACGGGCCATTACTGCCTCAGTATGGAAAAGAGCTTCCTCAACTGCCTTTGCCACTGGGCAAAGAGAGGCCGCTGACTGAAGGCAAAG GACAAACATTCCCCAGAGGGGCCAAAGGTCCGCCTCCCCCTGGTCCTGGTGGAGAAGGTCTCAGAGAGGGACCACAAGGAATTCAGGGCCCCCCGGGACCAACAGGGCCACCAGGACCACAAGGCCCCTCTGGCCTACCAGGCCAAGGATTGCCAGGGTTACCAGGAAAGCCAGGACCTCCTGGTCCTCAAGGCTACCCAGGAATCGGAAAACCCGGCATGCCAGGATTGCCAGGAAAACCTGGAGGACCCGGATTACCAGGACCAAAAGGCGACCTCGGTCCTACTGGTGGTGAAGGACCAACTGGACTTCCTGGGCCTGCAGGGCTCCCAGGTCCCCCTGGACTCCCAGGGATTTCAAAACTAGGAGGTCAGGGGTTGCCTGGCCATATGGGTCCTCCAGGGGAGCCTGGCCAAAAAGGTCCACCTGGGTTTCCTGGTCCTCCGGGCCCCAAAGGAGACAAAGGACTTGGTCAACCTGGTTTGCCAGGTTTGAAAGGACCTAGTGGACCCCCAGGTCCACCTGGAAATGTGGGCTTACAAGGGGTTGGTAAACCTGGGCTGAATGGTCTCCCAGGACAACCTGGGATACCAGGGAAGTCTGGTCCTTCTGGAGAGCCAGGACTGGCAGGGCCGCCGGGTGAGAGAGGCCAACCAGGACCACCAGGTTTGCCAGGGATTGGAAAACCAGGAAAAGATGGTTTCAGGGGGCAACCAGGGCCTCCTGGAGGAAAAGGGGAAACAGGCCCTCCTGGTTTACCAGGTGGTCCAGGCTTGCCAGGTTATGGTAAGCCAGGGTTTCCAGGACCTAAGGGTCACAAGGGACATGCTGGTTTTCCTGGACCTCCAGGCCTAAAAGGTGATAAAGGTCATGGAGGTCCTCCAGGGGTCATTGGTTCCACAGGTCCCAGTGGTATTCCAGGGCCACCAGGTCCGATAGGGCCTCCAGGCAGTCTTGGCTTCCCAGGGCAAAAGGGAGAGGATGGTGTCGTGGGACAAAAAGGAAATCCAGGAATGAAGGGTGACATGGGGCCTCCAGGTCTTCCAGGACAACCAGGTttgggaggtggtggtggacaACCAGGACCAAGAGGTCTTCAAGGGCCCATTGGCCCTAAAGGAGAACCAGGTCTTAGGGGTTTACCTGGTGCCCCTGGTGCTGCAGGATTACCTGGACCAAGAGGAGAGGTGGGACAACCTGGAGACCAAGGCTACCAGGGACCACAAGGTATCCCAGGCATTATAGGACCAGGGGGACCACTTGGACCTCCTGGACTGCCAGGGCAAAAAGGTGAAACAGGCCTGCCTGGTAAACCTGGCTATCCTGGTGAGGGAAAGCCAGGACCTCCCGGTCCAATTGGTCCTCAAGGTAACCCTGGGACAAGTGGCCCCGCTGGACTTCCAGGACAACCAGGACAACCTGGACCCCCTGGTCCTCCAGGACTACCTGCTGCATCTCCTGATCTCGGACAGATCCTTCCTGTAAGTGGCCCATACACTGTCCAAAAACAAGGTTACAAAAAGCCGAAGAATGGAGGCGACATCGGTGGAAACGTTGTGGAGATGCCTGCGTTCACAGCTAAGCTCACAAATCCGTTCCCTCCTGTTGGCTCTCCTGTCATCTTTGACAAACTCCTGCACAACGGCAACCAGGACTACAACCCCCAAAATGGTATTTTCACCTGTAGCGTCCCAGGGATCTACTACTTTGCTTACCACGTCCACTGCAAAGGGGGGAATGTGTGGGTGGCACTGATGAAGAACAATGAGCCAGTGATGTACACATATGATGAATACAAAAAGGGCTTGCTGGATCAGGCATCGGGGAGTGCCGTACTCCCGTTACGTCAAGGAGACACTGTGCACATACAGCTGCCATCTGACCAGGCTGCAGGACTTTATGCTGGTCAGTATGTCCACTCCACGTTCTCTGGATACTTACTGTACCCAATGTAA